The following proteins are encoded in a genomic region of Ostrea edulis chromosome 7, xbOstEdul1.1, whole genome shotgun sequence:
- the LOC125653591 gene encoding ATR-interacting protein-like isoform X2, which yields MANNPFFSCIKPGKRFTYNLESSKDSPLPGRYRPLQSKNVNMQGSNNDSPRAKRRKTEDDKWDDDDDDFVLTQENIAELDKMTRAAFTGQKTTHTDPGPSTTPLSLHPVVKPPSAPTFTHKTSTPAGRLTFKPPLCSGVSDISLPHNSDSSSSRNSRSTIYPSSLSTGRRSTSLSSRENSSRSGSEEIPFQPPNRKPSLPSTISSSTSSESLGMRSPISEGMREEFEMYKNQCDLLKAEMESIKQELYVKEGENKILRDKLTEKDAELSASKQQKLKVTEQQVKEQSQKEKQLRAEIQSLNTQLQFKERDLAEMREKCRNLETLMSASGDSEVPSTSYHSPKVRKVVVSPKGKRSGFPSTKSFMAEEGSQQSKPSIREESVMKDVATSANITDEAKKKGRSRNFQFKLQSSNGIVTGNHLLSKLSEASLQGSCQGSSPDRGLMGLLQTNPPSMDLQAFLFDRDSSNLLSPIPTKRMSDKKVVTTDRPKPRPIVSANSYSKAMEGLHNILSCSNQSPLLSLLDLSHSNLSSNQSENSLQTLEPSSESQSGLFFVSLLNDYLSHYIEMMNCYVERGQSLLSPQSSSSSSFGPSSSLDSSTGSLTSSLNVLLRDGAAYANTLESQALCALNILHKLVLYCDAVRDTLLYSDDVLSDSSISSFGKVEEEMDTDNPPSSLSSLTGSDSGVDSLRQSVLDCRLLAKVFRLANPGKASNEKGEPNKYNEWVVYKALKIIKVLCEKCRDDQLTQLLPVLRKGVLSNCLRCASTPIVVLGGLEVMCSLAKHEKAVLAACSCPGHCVFLPMYQLCSSPVSTLTEEFLVEFAAKVLRCLTSTGSHSKAGLNLLLDMECSSQLQKAVVLLLHKVLLQYQTNQSPNAKRVLQKGTLLLHNLSQVDGQFEEHHYIVQHQYVELISGLNSMFKPTDYENERCAVAELWYFGRDDSDSSQEDEDEMEIS from the exons ATGGCAAATAATCCCTTCTTTTCCTGCATCAAACCAGGCAAGCGCTTTACTTACAACCTAGAATCAAGTAAAGACAGTCCTTTGCCTGGTAGATATAG ACCTCTCCAGtcgaaaaatgtaaatatgcaGGGATCGAACAATGATTCTCCAAGAGCAAAGAGGAGGAAGACAGAAGACGATAAATGGGATGATGACGACGATGACTTTGTGCTGACGCAG GAGAACATAGCAGAGTTGGACAAAATGACCCGAGCAGCCTTTACAGGACAGAAGACTACACATACAGACCCTGGTCCATCAACCACTCCACTGTCCCTACATCCAGTTGTCAAGCCACCATCAGCACCAACATTCACCCACAAGACTTCCACCCCAGCAGGCAGATTGACATTTAAGCCCCCTTTGTGTTCCGGAGTTTCAGATATTTCTCTTCCTCACAACTCTGATTCCAGCTCTTCCAGGAATTCTAGATCTACAATTTATCCCAGTTCCCTCTCCACTGGCAGGAGGTCCACCAGTTTATCTTCGCGTGAAAACTCCTCAAGATCAG GGTCAGAGGAGATTCCTTTTCAGCCTCCCAACAGGAAGCCATCATTGCCCTCCACTATCAGTTCCTCAACATCTTCAGAGAGCTTGGGAATGAGGAGCCCGATATCTGAGGGAATGAGAGAGGAGTTTGAGATGTACAAAAATCAGTGTGACCTCCTTAAAGCTGAG ATGGAGTCCATAAAGCAAGAACTCTATGTAAAAGAAGGGGAGAACAAAATTCTGAGAGACAAGCTAACGGAAAAAGATGCAGAACTCAGTGCGAGTAAGCAACAGAAACTCAAAGTAACAGAACAACAAGTGAAGGAACAGTCCCAGAAAGAAAAGCAACTGAGGGCTGAGATCCAGAGTCTCAACACACAGCTTCAGTTCAAGGAGAGGGACCTGGCAGAAATGCGGGAGAAATGTCGAAATCTGGAGACCTTGATGTCTGCTTCTGGGGACTCTGAGGTCCCATCAACTTCTTATCATAGTCCCAAGGTCAGAAAGGTCGTTGTGTCACCCAAGGGAAAGCGAAGTGGATTCCCGAGCACCAAGTCTTTTATGGCAGAGGAGGGGTCACAGCAGTCAAAGCCGAGTATTAGGGAGGAGAGCGTGATGAAAGATGTTG CAACATCTGCAAATATCACTGACGAAGCAAAGAAGAAAGGCAGAAGTagaaattttcaattcaaactTCAATCATCAAAtg GCATAGTCACTGGAAATCACCTCCTGTCCAAGCTTTCTGAGGCCAGTTTACAAGGCTCTTGTCAGGGCAGCAGTCCAGACAGAGGACTTATGGGATTGCTGCAGACTAACCCGCCCTCCATGGATCTCCAGGCCTTTCTGTTTGACAGGGACAGCTCCAACCTGCTTTCACCAATCCCGACCAAAAG AATGTCCGACAAAAAGGTTGTTACTACTGATAGGCCAAAACCCAGACCCATTGTGTCAGCAAACAGTTATTCCAAGGCAATGGAAGGTCTACACAACATTCTAAGCTGTAGTAACCAATCACCTCTCTTGTCTCTTCTGGATCTATCCCATAGCAACCTATCCAGTAACCAATCAGAAAACTCATTACAAACACTGGAACCATCTTCAGAAAGTCAGAGTGGACTTTTTTTTGTATCTTTACTAAATGACTACTTGTCTCATTACATTGAGATGATGAACTGTTATGTGGAGAGAGGTCAAAGTTTACTCAGTCCCCAGAGCTCATCTTCATCTTCATTCGGACCTTCCAGCTCCTTAGATAGTTCCACTGGCTCTTTGACTAGTTCCCTTAACGTTCTGTTACGAGATGGAGCAGCCTATGCAAATACTTTAGAGTCACAAGCTCTTTGTGCTCTCAACATTTTACACAAACTTGTCCTGTATTGTGATGCAGTGAGAGATACTTTATTGTATTCAGATGACGTTTTATCCGACTCCAGCATATCCAGTTTTGGCAAA GTAGAGGAAGAAATGGACACGGACAACCCACCGTCCTCCCTGAGCTCTCTGACCGGTAGTGACAGTGGGGTGGACAGCCTTCGACAGAGTGTACTGGACTGTCGTCTGCTAGCCAAGGTCTTCAGACTGGCCAATCCTGGCAAAGCATCTAATGAGAAGGGGGAACCAAAT AAATACAATGAATGGGTTGTATACAAAGCATTGAAGATCATCAAAGTCCTTTGTGAGAAGTGCAGAGACGACCAGCTAACTCA ACTTCTTCCTGTGCTAAGAAAAGGTGTACTATCCAATTGTTTGAGGTGTGCTTCAACCCCAATAGTAGTCCTGGGAGGACTTGAGGTCATGTGTTCGCTGGCTAAACATGAGAAAGCTGTTCTGGCAGCCTGTTCCTGCCCAG GTCACTGTGTATTTCTTCCGATGTATCAGCTGTGCTCCTCACCAGTGTCCACTTTAACTGAAGAGTTTCTCGTGGAATTTGCAGCAAAG GTTTTGAGATGTCTGACCAGTACAGGAAGCCATAGTAAAGCAGGACTTAATCTTCTGCTGGACATGGAATGTAGCTCACAG cTGCAGAAAGCGGTAGTGCTTCTTCTTCATAAGGTTTTATTGCAATACCAAACAAATCAATCTCCAAATGCCAAAAGAGTTCTTCAGAAGGGGACATTACTTCTACATAACCTCAGCCAAGTAGATGGGCAGTTTGAGGAACACCACTACATAGTGCAGCATCAGTATGTGGAGCTGATCAGTGGCCTCAACTCCATGTTTAAACCCACAGATTacgaaaatgaaa GATGTGCTGTTGCGGAACTGTGGTATTTTGGTAGAGATGACTCGGATTCCTCTCAGGAGGATGAAGATGAGATGGAGATTAGCTGA
- the LOC125653591 gene encoding ATR-interacting protein-like isoform X3 — MQGSNNDSPRAKRRKTEDDKWDDDDDDFVLTQENIAELDKMTRAAFTGQKTTHTDPGPSTTPLSLHPVVKPPSAPTFTHKTSTPAGRLTFKPPLCSGVSDISLPHNSDSSSSRNSRSTIYPSSLSTGRRSTSLSSRENSSRSAGSEEIPFQPPNRKPSLPSTISSSTSSESLGMRSPISEGMREEFEMYKNQCDLLKAEMESIKQELYVKEGENKILRDKLTEKDAELSASKQQKLKVTEQQVKEQSQKEKQLRAEIQSLNTQLQFKERDLAEMREKCRNLETLMSASGDSEVPSTSYHSPKVRKVVVSPKGKRSGFPSTKSFMAEEGSQQSKPSIREESVMKDVATSANITDEAKKKGRSRNFQFKLQSSNGIVTGNHLLSKLSEASLQGSCQGSSPDRGLMGLLQTNPPSMDLQAFLFDRDSSNLLSPIPTKRMSDKKVVTTDRPKPRPIVSANSYSKAMEGLHNILSCSNQSPLLSLLDLSHSNLSSNQSENSLQTLEPSSESQSGLFFVSLLNDYLSHYIEMMNCYVERGQSLLSPQSSSSSSFGPSSSLDSSTGSLTSSLNVLLRDGAAYANTLESQALCALNILHKLVLYCDAVRDTLLYSDDVLSDSSISSFGKVEEEMDTDNPPSSLSSLTGSDSGVDSLRQSVLDCRLLAKVFRLANPGKASNEKGEPNKYNEWVVYKALKIIKVLCEKCRDDQLTQLLPVLRKGVLSNCLRCASTPIVVLGGLEVMCSLAKHEKAVLAACSCPGHCVFLPMYQLCSSPVSTLTEEFLVEFAAKVLRCLTSTGSHSKAGLNLLLDMECSSQLQKAVVLLLHKVLLQYQTNQSPNAKRVLQKGTLLLHNLSQVDGQFEEHHYIVQHQYVELISGLNSMFKPTDYENERCAVAELWYFGRDDSDSSQEDEDEMEIS, encoded by the exons atgcaGGGATCGAACAATGATTCTCCAAGAGCAAAGAGGAGGAAGACAGAAGACGATAAATGGGATGATGACGACGATGACTTTGTGCTGACGCAG GAGAACATAGCAGAGTTGGACAAAATGACCCGAGCAGCCTTTACAGGACAGAAGACTACACATACAGACCCTGGTCCATCAACCACTCCACTGTCCCTACATCCAGTTGTCAAGCCACCATCAGCACCAACATTCACCCACAAGACTTCCACCCCAGCAGGCAGATTGACATTTAAGCCCCCTTTGTGTTCCGGAGTTTCAGATATTTCTCTTCCTCACAACTCTGATTCCAGCTCTTCCAGGAATTCTAGATCTACAATTTATCCCAGTTCCCTCTCCACTGGCAGGAGGTCCACCAGTTTATCTTCGCGTGAAAACTCCTCAAGATCAG cAGGGTCAGAGGAGATTCCTTTTCAGCCTCCCAACAGGAAGCCATCATTGCCCTCCACTATCAGTTCCTCAACATCTTCAGAGAGCTTGGGAATGAGGAGCCCGATATCTGAGGGAATGAGAGAGGAGTTTGAGATGTACAAAAATCAGTGTGACCTCCTTAAAGCTGAG ATGGAGTCCATAAAGCAAGAACTCTATGTAAAAGAAGGGGAGAACAAAATTCTGAGAGACAAGCTAACGGAAAAAGATGCAGAACTCAGTGCGAGTAAGCAACAGAAACTCAAAGTAACAGAACAACAAGTGAAGGAACAGTCCCAGAAAGAAAAGCAACTGAGGGCTGAGATCCAGAGTCTCAACACACAGCTTCAGTTCAAGGAGAGGGACCTGGCAGAAATGCGGGAGAAATGTCGAAATCTGGAGACCTTGATGTCTGCTTCTGGGGACTCTGAGGTCCCATCAACTTCTTATCATAGTCCCAAGGTCAGAAAGGTCGTTGTGTCACCCAAGGGAAAGCGAAGTGGATTCCCGAGCACCAAGTCTTTTATGGCAGAGGAGGGGTCACAGCAGTCAAAGCCGAGTATTAGGGAGGAGAGCGTGATGAAAGATGTTG CAACATCTGCAAATATCACTGACGAAGCAAAGAAGAAAGGCAGAAGTagaaattttcaattcaaactTCAATCATCAAAtg GCATAGTCACTGGAAATCACCTCCTGTCCAAGCTTTCTGAGGCCAGTTTACAAGGCTCTTGTCAGGGCAGCAGTCCAGACAGAGGACTTATGGGATTGCTGCAGACTAACCCGCCCTCCATGGATCTCCAGGCCTTTCTGTTTGACAGGGACAGCTCCAACCTGCTTTCACCAATCCCGACCAAAAG AATGTCCGACAAAAAGGTTGTTACTACTGATAGGCCAAAACCCAGACCCATTGTGTCAGCAAACAGTTATTCCAAGGCAATGGAAGGTCTACACAACATTCTAAGCTGTAGTAACCAATCACCTCTCTTGTCTCTTCTGGATCTATCCCATAGCAACCTATCCAGTAACCAATCAGAAAACTCATTACAAACACTGGAACCATCTTCAGAAAGTCAGAGTGGACTTTTTTTTGTATCTTTACTAAATGACTACTTGTCTCATTACATTGAGATGATGAACTGTTATGTGGAGAGAGGTCAAAGTTTACTCAGTCCCCAGAGCTCATCTTCATCTTCATTCGGACCTTCCAGCTCCTTAGATAGTTCCACTGGCTCTTTGACTAGTTCCCTTAACGTTCTGTTACGAGATGGAGCAGCCTATGCAAATACTTTAGAGTCACAAGCTCTTTGTGCTCTCAACATTTTACACAAACTTGTCCTGTATTGTGATGCAGTGAGAGATACTTTATTGTATTCAGATGACGTTTTATCCGACTCCAGCATATCCAGTTTTGGCAAA GTAGAGGAAGAAATGGACACGGACAACCCACCGTCCTCCCTGAGCTCTCTGACCGGTAGTGACAGTGGGGTGGACAGCCTTCGACAGAGTGTACTGGACTGTCGTCTGCTAGCCAAGGTCTTCAGACTGGCCAATCCTGGCAAAGCATCTAATGAGAAGGGGGAACCAAAT AAATACAATGAATGGGTTGTATACAAAGCATTGAAGATCATCAAAGTCCTTTGTGAGAAGTGCAGAGACGACCAGCTAACTCA ACTTCTTCCTGTGCTAAGAAAAGGTGTACTATCCAATTGTTTGAGGTGTGCTTCAACCCCAATAGTAGTCCTGGGAGGACTTGAGGTCATGTGTTCGCTGGCTAAACATGAGAAAGCTGTTCTGGCAGCCTGTTCCTGCCCAG GTCACTGTGTATTTCTTCCGATGTATCAGCTGTGCTCCTCACCAGTGTCCACTTTAACTGAAGAGTTTCTCGTGGAATTTGCAGCAAAG GTTTTGAGATGTCTGACCAGTACAGGAAGCCATAGTAAAGCAGGACTTAATCTTCTGCTGGACATGGAATGTAGCTCACAG cTGCAGAAAGCGGTAGTGCTTCTTCTTCATAAGGTTTTATTGCAATACCAAACAAATCAATCTCCAAATGCCAAAAGAGTTCTTCAGAAGGGGACATTACTTCTACATAACCTCAGCCAAGTAGATGGGCAGTTTGAGGAACACCACTACATAGTGCAGCATCAGTATGTGGAGCTGATCAGTGGCCTCAACTCCATGTTTAAACCCACAGATTacgaaaatgaaa GATGTGCTGTTGCGGAACTGTGGTATTTTGGTAGAGATGACTCGGATTCCTCTCAGGAGGATGAAGATGAGATGGAGATTAGCTGA
- the LOC125653592 gene encoding ectoderm-neural cortex protein 1-like → MSMPIYSKKMSYSEDFADGLQKQRGSEKFCDVVLVADDETFPCHKVVLAALSEFFETMFDSPFKEEKQREVVIDLSPEQCRTLLDFIYTGKNVWETVDDAIDMLHLSHMYQIRSLREQCLKFLYDNIDKEYSLRLWDVAKLLDLRDLEEKSSTIISKEFALLSTTEEFLQLNRPEVVVELLGKKDLNAEEETIVKAGLSWIESDFVNREIHSDVICKALKTSSDILSDLLSECDFPQLRKSGIFTEAMSKYGQTQKADWASLNLEECLVVLGGNDEGSNRNVICFGFRQKKWFTLPPMQYDPKMYFSVCTDRCKLYVSGGFGKGTGFCVYDAKENTWRNLLDLLSPRQNHCMAFSNEKIIVLGGTDTINNSNFIKEIDVFDARRNCWSEIRTTINQVVKSSAFCVSEGKVFLFGGICPLGKKAEKLQYFDMREGYSAGEKWCFIPEQIRVQARAVVVNNTVLIISKDGEIFRMKKNRGDYSFEKRGCIEKFPRKGFGVCELDGKILIVGGEKDFSKTKDMVQYKPDENFTFTMEETMPLSMSNFCYAHMFVKRENLTNECRNQLLTRQQ, encoded by the exons ATGAGTATGCCTATCTATTCGAAGAAAATGTCGTATAGCGAGGATTTTGCTGATGGTCTCCAAAAGCAGAGGGGAAGTGAGAAGTTCTGTGATGTTGTTTTAGTGGCAGATGATGAGACTTTTCCCTGCCATAAGGTCGTTTTGGCGGCTTTGTCAGAATTCTTTGAAACAATGTTCGACAGCCCCTTCAAG gAAGAAAAACAGAGAGAAGTGGTTATAGACTTGAGTCCCGAGCAATGCCGAACTCTTCTAGATTTTATATACACAGGTAAAAATGTTTGGGAAACAGTGGATGACGCCATTGATATGCTGCACTTATCACATATGTACCAGATACGTTCTCTAAGAGAACAATGTTTGAAGTTCTTATACGATAATATTGACAAAGAGTATTCCTTGCGGCTGTGGGATGTCGCAAAACTTCTGGACCTCAGAGATTTAGAGGAAAAATCTTCCACGATCATTTCAAAAGAATTCGCCTTGTTGTCTACAACAGAGGAATTCCTGCAGTTAAATCGACCCGAAGTTGTTGTAGAATTGCTGGGAAAAAAAGATCTGAATGCGGAGGAGGAAACCATTGTGAAAGCTGGATTGAGCTGGATCGAAAGTGACTTTGTAAACAGAGAAATTCATTCAGATGTTATATGCAAAGCGCTAAAGACCAGTAGTGACATATTAAGTGACTTGCTCTCCGAATGTGACTTTCCGCAGCTAAGAAAGAGTGGCATTTTTACGGAGGCGATGAGCAAATATGGACAGACACAGAAGGCAGACTGGGCAAGTCTAAACTTAGAAGAATGTTTGGTTGTTTTGGGCGGGAACGACGAGGGCAGCAATAGAAATGTCATCTGCTTCGGATTTCGTCAgaaaaaatggtttacactgccACCCATGCAGTATGATCCCAAAATGTATTTCTCAGTATGCACTGATCGGTGTAAATTATATGTGTCAGGAGGTTTTGGAAAAGGAACAGGTTTCTGTGTTTATGACGCTAAAGAAAATACTTGGAGAAATCTTCTCGATCTCTTATCTCCTCGACAAAACCACTGCATGGCGTTTTCCAATGAGAAGATTATCGTCCTTGGAGGCACTGACACGATAAACAACTCGAATTTCATCAAGGAAATCGATGTCTTTGATGCTAGAAGAAATTGCTGGAGCGAAATCAGAACAACTATTAATCAAGTTGTTAAATCGAGTGCCTTTTGCGTCTCTGAAGGGAAGGTTTTTCTCTTCGGTGGAATCTGTCCGCTTGGTAAAAAGGCAGAAAAACTTCAGTATTTTGACATGCGAGAAGGCTATTCCGCCGGAGAAAAGTGGTGCTTCATTCCAGAACAAATTCGAGTCCAGGCCCGAGCTGTGGTTGTGAACAACACAGTGCTTATAATATCCAAGGATGGCGAAATTTTCCGTATGAAAAAAAATCGAGGCGATTATTCGTTTGAGAAAAGAGGATGTATCGAGAAATTTCCAAGAAAAGGATTTGGTGTTTGTGAATTAGATGGGAAAATTCTCATTGTTGGTGGTGAGAAGGATTTTTCTAAAACTAAAGATATGGTGCAGTACAAACCAGATGAAAATTTCACGTTTACCATGGAGGAGACGATGCCTTTATCCATGAGTAACTTTTGCTATGCACACATGTTTGTAAAGAGAGAAAATCTTACAAATGAGTGTAGAAACCAGTTACTCACCAGGCAGCAGTGA
- the LOC125653591 gene encoding ATR-interacting protein-like isoform X1, giving the protein MANNPFFSCIKPGKRFTYNLESSKDSPLPGRYRPLQSKNVNMQGSNNDSPRAKRRKTEDDKWDDDDDDFVLTQENIAELDKMTRAAFTGQKTTHTDPGPSTTPLSLHPVVKPPSAPTFTHKTSTPAGRLTFKPPLCSGVSDISLPHNSDSSSSRNSRSTIYPSSLSTGRRSTSLSSRENSSRSAGSEEIPFQPPNRKPSLPSTISSSTSSESLGMRSPISEGMREEFEMYKNQCDLLKAEMESIKQELYVKEGENKILRDKLTEKDAELSASKQQKLKVTEQQVKEQSQKEKQLRAEIQSLNTQLQFKERDLAEMREKCRNLETLMSASGDSEVPSTSYHSPKVRKVVVSPKGKRSGFPSTKSFMAEEGSQQSKPSIREESVMKDVATSANITDEAKKKGRSRNFQFKLQSSNGIVTGNHLLSKLSEASLQGSCQGSSPDRGLMGLLQTNPPSMDLQAFLFDRDSSNLLSPIPTKRMSDKKVVTTDRPKPRPIVSANSYSKAMEGLHNILSCSNQSPLLSLLDLSHSNLSSNQSENSLQTLEPSSESQSGLFFVSLLNDYLSHYIEMMNCYVERGQSLLSPQSSSSSSFGPSSSLDSSTGSLTSSLNVLLRDGAAYANTLESQALCALNILHKLVLYCDAVRDTLLYSDDVLSDSSISSFGKVEEEMDTDNPPSSLSSLTGSDSGVDSLRQSVLDCRLLAKVFRLANPGKASNEKGEPNKYNEWVVYKALKIIKVLCEKCRDDQLTQLLPVLRKGVLSNCLRCASTPIVVLGGLEVMCSLAKHEKAVLAACSCPGHCVFLPMYQLCSSPVSTLTEEFLVEFAAKVLRCLTSTGSHSKAGLNLLLDMECSSQLQKAVVLLLHKVLLQYQTNQSPNAKRVLQKGTLLLHNLSQVDGQFEEHHYIVQHQYVELISGLNSMFKPTDYENERCAVAELWYFGRDDSDSSQEDEDEMEIS; this is encoded by the exons ATGGCAAATAATCCCTTCTTTTCCTGCATCAAACCAGGCAAGCGCTTTACTTACAACCTAGAATCAAGTAAAGACAGTCCTTTGCCTGGTAGATATAG ACCTCTCCAGtcgaaaaatgtaaatatgcaGGGATCGAACAATGATTCTCCAAGAGCAAAGAGGAGGAAGACAGAAGACGATAAATGGGATGATGACGACGATGACTTTGTGCTGACGCAG GAGAACATAGCAGAGTTGGACAAAATGACCCGAGCAGCCTTTACAGGACAGAAGACTACACATACAGACCCTGGTCCATCAACCACTCCACTGTCCCTACATCCAGTTGTCAAGCCACCATCAGCACCAACATTCACCCACAAGACTTCCACCCCAGCAGGCAGATTGACATTTAAGCCCCCTTTGTGTTCCGGAGTTTCAGATATTTCTCTTCCTCACAACTCTGATTCCAGCTCTTCCAGGAATTCTAGATCTACAATTTATCCCAGTTCCCTCTCCACTGGCAGGAGGTCCACCAGTTTATCTTCGCGTGAAAACTCCTCAAGATCAG cAGGGTCAGAGGAGATTCCTTTTCAGCCTCCCAACAGGAAGCCATCATTGCCCTCCACTATCAGTTCCTCAACATCTTCAGAGAGCTTGGGAATGAGGAGCCCGATATCTGAGGGAATGAGAGAGGAGTTTGAGATGTACAAAAATCAGTGTGACCTCCTTAAAGCTGAG ATGGAGTCCATAAAGCAAGAACTCTATGTAAAAGAAGGGGAGAACAAAATTCTGAGAGACAAGCTAACGGAAAAAGATGCAGAACTCAGTGCGAGTAAGCAACAGAAACTCAAAGTAACAGAACAACAAGTGAAGGAACAGTCCCAGAAAGAAAAGCAACTGAGGGCTGAGATCCAGAGTCTCAACACACAGCTTCAGTTCAAGGAGAGGGACCTGGCAGAAATGCGGGAGAAATGTCGAAATCTGGAGACCTTGATGTCTGCTTCTGGGGACTCTGAGGTCCCATCAACTTCTTATCATAGTCCCAAGGTCAGAAAGGTCGTTGTGTCACCCAAGGGAAAGCGAAGTGGATTCCCGAGCACCAAGTCTTTTATGGCAGAGGAGGGGTCACAGCAGTCAAAGCCGAGTATTAGGGAGGAGAGCGTGATGAAAGATGTTG CAACATCTGCAAATATCACTGACGAAGCAAAGAAGAAAGGCAGAAGTagaaattttcaattcaaactTCAATCATCAAAtg GCATAGTCACTGGAAATCACCTCCTGTCCAAGCTTTCTGAGGCCAGTTTACAAGGCTCTTGTCAGGGCAGCAGTCCAGACAGAGGACTTATGGGATTGCTGCAGACTAACCCGCCCTCCATGGATCTCCAGGCCTTTCTGTTTGACAGGGACAGCTCCAACCTGCTTTCACCAATCCCGACCAAAAG AATGTCCGACAAAAAGGTTGTTACTACTGATAGGCCAAAACCCAGACCCATTGTGTCAGCAAACAGTTATTCCAAGGCAATGGAAGGTCTACACAACATTCTAAGCTGTAGTAACCAATCACCTCTCTTGTCTCTTCTGGATCTATCCCATAGCAACCTATCCAGTAACCAATCAGAAAACTCATTACAAACACTGGAACCATCTTCAGAAAGTCAGAGTGGACTTTTTTTTGTATCTTTACTAAATGACTACTTGTCTCATTACATTGAGATGATGAACTGTTATGTGGAGAGAGGTCAAAGTTTACTCAGTCCCCAGAGCTCATCTTCATCTTCATTCGGACCTTCCAGCTCCTTAGATAGTTCCACTGGCTCTTTGACTAGTTCCCTTAACGTTCTGTTACGAGATGGAGCAGCCTATGCAAATACTTTAGAGTCACAAGCTCTTTGTGCTCTCAACATTTTACACAAACTTGTCCTGTATTGTGATGCAGTGAGAGATACTTTATTGTATTCAGATGACGTTTTATCCGACTCCAGCATATCCAGTTTTGGCAAA GTAGAGGAAGAAATGGACACGGACAACCCACCGTCCTCCCTGAGCTCTCTGACCGGTAGTGACAGTGGGGTGGACAGCCTTCGACAGAGTGTACTGGACTGTCGTCTGCTAGCCAAGGTCTTCAGACTGGCCAATCCTGGCAAAGCATCTAATGAGAAGGGGGAACCAAAT AAATACAATGAATGGGTTGTATACAAAGCATTGAAGATCATCAAAGTCCTTTGTGAGAAGTGCAGAGACGACCAGCTAACTCA ACTTCTTCCTGTGCTAAGAAAAGGTGTACTATCCAATTGTTTGAGGTGTGCTTCAACCCCAATAGTAGTCCTGGGAGGACTTGAGGTCATGTGTTCGCTGGCTAAACATGAGAAAGCTGTTCTGGCAGCCTGTTCCTGCCCAG GTCACTGTGTATTTCTTCCGATGTATCAGCTGTGCTCCTCACCAGTGTCCACTTTAACTGAAGAGTTTCTCGTGGAATTTGCAGCAAAG GTTTTGAGATGTCTGACCAGTACAGGAAGCCATAGTAAAGCAGGACTTAATCTTCTGCTGGACATGGAATGTAGCTCACAG cTGCAGAAAGCGGTAGTGCTTCTTCTTCATAAGGTTTTATTGCAATACCAAACAAATCAATCTCCAAATGCCAAAAGAGTTCTTCAGAAGGGGACATTACTTCTACATAACCTCAGCCAAGTAGATGGGCAGTTTGAGGAACACCACTACATAGTGCAGCATCAGTATGTGGAGCTGATCAGTGGCCTCAACTCCATGTTTAAACCCACAGATTacgaaaatgaaa GATGTGCTGTTGCGGAACTGTGGTATTTTGGTAGAGATGACTCGGATTCCTCTCAGGAGGATGAAGATGAGATGGAGATTAGCTGA